The Lepidochelys kempii isolate rLepKem1 chromosome 25, rLepKem1.hap2, whole genome shotgun sequence genome contains a region encoding:
- the CIST1 gene encoding uncharacterized homolog has protein sequence MARGTRWLLIGCGLCLALAVRDLTAKTASQPIASSQHPATATTPRQSSLSASSQHPATATTPRQSSLAASGDTSLPAAPTDSTAASTQYRTTAAAPASSRNPESASSPPLSPASPGHPYTSSTPAASSSESHTTEPNNGATASGSEVPVPEQPTLSQSPGLVAVICIFVAILLIAAGVVVVKLCRRREPAFRKLDEVPMGKMTEDSPFARYPPK, from the exons ATGGCCCGGGGGACGCGCTGGCTGCTGATCGGCTGCGGCTTGTGCCTGGCGCTCGCAG TGAGGGACCTTACTGCCAAAACTGCCTCCCAACCAATCGCATCCAGCCAGCACCCCGCCACCGCGACTACCCCCCGGCAGAGCTCCCTGTCCGCGTCCAGCCAGCACCCCGCCACCGCGACTACCCCCcggcagagctccctggctgcctccGGAGACACCTCCCTTCCTGCTGCCCCGACCGACAGCACCGCTGCATCCACGCAGTACAgaaccacagcagcagctccggCCTCGTCCAGAAACCCAGAATCTGCTTCCAGCCCGCccctgtccccagccagccccggtCACCCCTACACCTCCAGTACTCCTGCTGCCAGCTCCAGTGAGAGCCACACGACTGAGCCCAACAACGGCGCAACGGCCAGTGGCTCGG AGGTGCCTGTCCCGGAGCAGCCCACGCTCTCCCAGAGCCCCGGTCTGGTGGCCGTGATCTGCATCTTCGTGGCCATCCTGCTCATTGCTGCAGGCGTGGTGGTGGTGAAGCTCTGCCGCAGGAGGGAGCCGGCGTTCAGGAAGCTGGATGAGGTGCCCATG GGGAAGATGACCGAAGACTCGCCGTTCGCTCGCTACCCTCCAAAATAA